Proteins encoded by one window of Nomascus leucogenys isolate Asia chromosome 19, Asia_NLE_v1, whole genome shotgun sequence:
- the PMP22 gene encoding peripheral myelin protein 22 isoform X1, whose protein sequence is MLLLLLSIIVLHVAVLVLLFVSTIVSQWIVGNGHATDLWQNCSTSSSGNVHHCFSSSPNEWLQSVQATMILSIIFSVLSLFLFFCQLFTLTKGGRFYITGIFQILAGLCVMSAAAIYTVRHPEWHLNSDYSYGFAYILAWVAFPLALLSGVIYVILRKRE, encoded by the exons ATGCTCCTCCTGTTGCTGAGTATCATCGTCCTCCACGTCGCGGTGCTGGTGCTGCTGTTCGTCTCCACGATCGTCAGC CAATGGATCGTGGGCAATGGACATGCAACTGATCTCTGGCAGAACTGTAGCACCTCTTCCTCAGGAAATGTCCACCACTGTTTCTCATCATCGCCAAACG AATGGCTGCAGTCTGTCCAGGCCACCATGATCCTGTCGATCATCTTCAGCGTTCTGTCTCTGTTCCTGTTCTTCTGCCAACTCTTCACCCTCACCAAGGGGGGCAGGTTTTACATCACTGGAATCTTCCAAATCCTTGCTG GTCTGTGTGTGATGAGTGCTGCAGCCATCTACACGGTGAGGCACCCGGAGTGGCATCTCAACTCAGATTACTCCTACGGCTTCGCCTACATCCTGGCCTGGGTGGCCTTCCCCCTGGCCCTTCTCAGCGGTGTCATCTACGTGATCTTGCGGAAACGCGAATGA
- the PMP22 gene encoding peripheral myelin protein 22 isoform X2, translating to MLLLLLSIIVLHVAVLVLLFVSTIVSQWIVGNGHATDLWQNCSTSSSGNVHHCFSSSPNEWLQSVQATMILSIIFSVLSLFLFFCQLFTLTKGGRFYITGIFQILAESNSSQMYSYWD from the exons ATGCTCCTCCTGTTGCTGAGTATCATCGTCCTCCACGTCGCGGTGCTGGTGCTGCTGTTCGTCTCCACGATCGTCAGC CAATGGATCGTGGGCAATGGACATGCAACTGATCTCTGGCAGAACTGTAGCACCTCTTCCTCAGGAAATGTCCACCACTGTTTCTCATCATCGCCAAACG AATGGCTGCAGTCTGTCCAGGCCACCATGATCCTGTCGATCATCTTCAGCGTTCTGTCTCTGTTCCTGTTCTTCTGCCAACTCTTCACCCTCACCAAGGGGGGCAGGTTTTACATCACTGGAATCTTCCAAATCCTTGCTG AATCAAACTCAAGTCAAATGTATAGTTACTGGGATTAA